TTTTCCTCTTTTTTTGGCGGGGATATTGCCCAGACAGAACGCATTTGCAGACTTGGCTTCTTGAGAAAATCTTCTGACCAGTCTCCGTCTTTCATTAGTTTATAGTTGAATTTATGCTTGAATTTTTTTTCTTTTCGGGCCCAAACGAGAGTTTCATGGCTGGCAGTAAAATAGCGACAGCTCAAGTTTGGGGAAGCATTTGGTTTAAACCAAGCGATGTCATTCAAAATATGAAAGCCTGTTCCTTGCAAGGCTAAGCCGGTTTGATAGATCGAGTGATAAGTGCCGCTTACCCAGATTGTGCCTTCGGGTTTTAATACGCGCCTGCAGGCCTTGATCCAACTTATATGAAATTCTAAATCTTTTTTCACTCCCTCGCTCACATCCCATTTACCCTTATTGACACTTACCATTTTGCCATTTCGACAAGTTATCCCACCATTGGAAAGTCGATATGGTGGGTCAGCAAAAATCATATCAAAATAATTTTCTGGAAATTTCTTCAGAACTTCAATGCAATCGCCAAGATATAAAGCGGCGCTATTGTCTTTATAATAAGGCTTTATTTTTTTAATTTCGTCTTTTTGATTAGGCATGGGATTCGTTAAATAATTTCTCTTACTTTATTCTCTCACTTTTGGCCTCCTTTGTCAATTTACTCCCAGACCCCGGCCACCTCTTTCCCATCACCACACTTGCCATCGTCCAAATTATTCTGACTAACAAAATATCCCTTGCGCTCAATGGCAATTGAGCCATCATCGCAATAAGTAGTGTTGCCTTCTACCCAGTTGACATTGCCAGTGTAGACATA
The sequence above is a segment of the Patescibacteria group bacterium genome. Coding sequences within it:
- a CDS encoding site-specific DNA-methyltransferase; this translates as MPNQKDEIKKIKPYYKDNSAALYLGDCIEVLKKFPENYFDMIFADPPYRLSNGGITCRNGKMVSVNKGKWDVSEGVKKDLEFHISWIKACRRVLKPEGTIWVSGTYHSIYQTGLALQGTGFHILNDIAWFKPNASPNLSCRYFTASHETLVWARKEKKFKHKFNYKLMKDGDWSEDFLKKPSLQMRSVWAISPPKKEEKKFGKHPTQKPEELLRRIVLASTNKNDLILDPFTGSSTTGLAACLYGRKFVGIDNEKQYLDLSIKRFEELDKNLKKKCAKN